A single genomic interval of Rhododendron vialii isolate Sample 1 chromosome 3a, ASM3025357v1 harbors:
- the LOC131318498 gene encoding subtilisin-like protease SBT3, with amino-acid sequence MGLLHNGFPFPFPFLVALLITGCVSAAEAERSTYIIHMDKSHMPKAFTAPHHWYSSAVDSIKTASLATSDRGLQSPARVLYTYDSAAHGFSAVLSEDELETVKKLSGFLSAYGDRQVTVDTTHTFEFLSLNPVTGLWPASDYGKDIIVGVLDTGVWPESKSYHDEGMSAVPSKWKGTCEAGQEFNSSLCNLKLIGARYFNKGVIAANPNITISMNSARDTNGHGTHTSSTAAGNYVAEASYFGYATGTARGVAPRGRLAVYKVIWEEGRYASDVLAGIDAAVSDGVDVLSISMGFGQNTPLYEDPIAIASFGAMEKGVLVSTSAGNRGYQIGRLHNGNPWVVTVAAGSVDRWFSGTLTLGSGLTIAGWSMLPARAIVKNVGLYYNETMSQCDSAETLATLNSGPKIVICENKQQVPVSNLMRSINSFSTQSVAAAIFASDWPEVDDHYFESRNFRFPGVIISSEDMKSVIEYAKLGFSSEASISFQETTVGTKRAPAVSSYTSRGPSRAYPGILKPDVMAPGTLVLASWTPVSSATSLRGMSLASDFNIISGTSMACPHVAGVAALLKGVHPTWSPAAIRSAMMTTANPLDNTLSPIRDNGYNLAVGTPISMGAGQIDPNRALDPGLVYDATPQDYANILCSVNFTASQIMTITRSNGYNCSNPSSDLNYPSFIALYNDEAGTLVHKFERTVTNVGYGGGTYKANVTAPEGTTVTVSPKTLVFGKTYDKQSYSLTIKYRSSNRNTFGSIVWVEEEGKHTVRSPIVVARRVEISS; translated from the exons ATGGGGCTGCTCCATAATGggtttccctttccctttccctttcttgTGGCTCTCCTCATTACTGGATGTGtatcagcagcagaagcagagAGGTCCACCTACATTATTCACATGGACAAGTCTCACATGCCCAAGGCCTTCACCGCCCCACACCACTGGTACTCCTCCGCCGTCGATTCCATCAAGACCGCGAGCCTGGCAACATCCGACCGTGGCCTCCAGTCGCCGGCGAGGGTCCTCTACACTTATGACAGCGCCGCTCATGGGTTCAGTGCAGTGCTTTCCGAAGACGAGTTGGAGACCGTGAAGAAGCTATCGGGGTTTCTGTCGGCTTACGGCGACAGGCAAGTGACGGTGGACACCACCCACACGTTCGAGTTCCTGTCGCTTAATCCGGTCACCGGGCTCTGGCCGGCGTCAGATTACGGGAAGGACATCATCGTCGGCGTGCTAGATACCGGTGTGTGGCCGGAGAGCAAGAGCTACCATGACGAGGGAATGTCGGCGGTTCCCTCTAAGTGGAAAGGAACTTGTGAGGCGGGccaggagttcaactcctcgTTGTGTAACTTGAAGCTCATCGGAGCTAG GTACTTCAACAAGGGAGTAATCGCAGCAAATCCCAACATAACAATCAGCATGAACTCCGCAAGGGACACTAACGGCCACGGGACCCACACTTCCTCCACCGCCGCCGGCAACTACGTAGCGGAAGCCTCTTACTTTGGCTATGCGACCGGAACAGCCAGGGGCGTCGCGCCCAGAGGCAGGCTCGCCGTCTACAAGGTCATCTGGGAGGAAGGCCGGTACGCCTCCGACGTCCTGGCCGGCATTGATGCGGCGGTCTCGGACGGGGTCGACGTCCTTTCCATCTCCATGGGCTTCGGTCAGAACACTCCCCTCTACGAAGACCCCATCGCCATCGCCTCCTTCGGAGCAATGGAAAAGGGCGTGCTTGTTTCCACTTCCGCTGGAAACAGAGGCTACCAGATTGGTCGCCTCCACAATGGAAACCCGTGGGTCGTGACCGTAGCTGCGGGCTCTGTCGACAGGTGGTTCTCCGGGACCTTGACTCTGGGAAGCGGCTTAACCATCGCTGGGTGGTCCATGCTTCCGGCTCGAGCCATAGTCAAGAACGTGGGGCTATATTACAATGAAACAATGTCTCAATGCGATTCAGCTGAGACGCTTGCTACCTTGAATTCGGGTCCGAAAATCGTAATTTGCGAAAATAAACAACAGGTGCCTGTCTCTAACCTAATGCGTTCTATCAACTCTTTTTCCACACAGAGTGTAGCAGCAGCAATATTCGCATCCGACTGGCCGGAGGTAGACGACCACTATTTTGAGTCCAGGAATTTTCGTTTTCCGGGAGTCATAATTAGCTCCGAGGACATGAAATCCGTGATCGAGTATGCCAAGCTTGGTTTTTCTTCAGAGGCTAGTATTAGCTTCCAGGAGACCACGGTGGGGACAAAACGAGCCCCAGCCGTGTCCTCCTACACATCTAGGGGTCCGTCCCGAGCCTACCCGGGCATTTTGAAGCCCGATGTAATGGCGCCCGGGACCTTGGTTTTGGCGTCTTGGACTCCGGTTAGTTCGGCGACTTCACTCAGGGGTATGTCTCTGGCTAGCGATTTCAATATAATCTCGGGCACGTCCATGGCCTGCCCTCACGTTGCTGGAGTGGCGGCCTTGTTGAAAGGGGTCCATCCGACGTGGTCCCCGGCAGCCATCCGATCGGCCATGATGACAACCGCAAACCCACTCGATAACACTCTCAGTCCGATTCGGGACAACGGGTACAATCTTGCGGTGGGCACGCCGATATCAATGGGGGCGGGCCAAATCGACCCGAACAGGGCGCTTGACCCCGGGCTTGTGTACGATGCCACTCCGCAGGACTACGCGAATATCCTCTGCTCCGTCAATTTCACCGCAAGTCAAATAATGACCATCACGAGATCAAATGGTTATAACTGCTCGAACCCGTCATCGGATCTGAATTACCCGTCGTTTATTGCTTTGTACAACGACGAAGCAGGAACTTTGGTTCACAAATTCGAGAGGACCGTGACAAATGTTGGGTACGGTGGGGGTACGTACAAGGCTAATGTGACAGCACCGGAAGGGACTACCGTCACGGTCTCGCCAAAGACCTTGGTGTTTGGAAAGACGTATGATAAGCAGAGTTACTCTCTCACTATAAAATACAGGAGTAGCAATCGGAACACATTTGGTTCAATTGTTTGGGTTGAAGAAGAGGGGAAGCACACCGTGAGGAGCCCCATTGTGGTGGCACGACGGGTCGAGATCTCATCATGA